A single genomic interval of Fibrobacter sp. UWB4 harbors:
- a CDS encoding pseudouridine synthase, with protein MSSSGFVLLDKIAGETSFKALFPLKRVFCTKRVGHAGTLDLRASGLIIAATGRATRLLPYIEAKDKCYTFRLHLGYETDTLEWDGEVVKVDDKCVGRESQPCLHGYDRAQHLGLEQSESPKTRDESSCHPGAEGDRIQCGVPSVTRADLEAVLPQFIGDIDQVPPNYSAVKIDGHRASDLANRGREIELKPRRIHIESLKVVDEGKVTEGCTGKCFATFDLECNCSKGTYIRSLGRDLARALGTCGCVSMIRRHRIGDVTVDHAVRGDALTPEHLLPVDQVLDFPVVRLNDDQVKAIRLGNWVPWRTPVENLSTTPGAEKFVFTADKDGAVIGLGVYDPGRICPKFFLGDD; from the coding sequence TTGTCCTCTTCCGGCTTCGTCCTCTTGGACAAAATTGCAGGTGAAACATCTTTTAAGGCCCTTTTCCCTCTGAAAAGGGTCTTTTGTACTAAACGCGTGGGCCATGCGGGTACGCTTGATTTGCGTGCAAGCGGGCTCATTATTGCTGCCACTGGTCGTGCAACGCGCCTTTTGCCCTACATTGAGGCGAAGGACAAGTGCTATACGTTCAGGCTCCACCTTGGCTACGAAACCGACACTTTAGAGTGGGACGGGGAAGTGGTTAAGGTAGACGACAAATGCGTGGGGCGAGAGTCGCAGCCATGCTTGCATGGATATGACCGAGCCCAGCATTTGGGACTTGAGCAAAGCGAAAGTCCAAAGACGAGAGACGAGAGTAGTTGTCATCCTGGAGCCGAAGGCGATAGGATCCAGTGCGGAGTGCCTTCGGTGACGCGCGCGGACCTCGAAGCGGTTTTGCCGCAGTTCATTGGCGACATTGACCAGGTTCCGCCGAATTACAGTGCTGTGAAAATTGACGGCCATCGCGCAAGCGACTTGGCGAATCGTGGTCGTGAAATTGAACTCAAGCCTCGCCGCATTCATATCGAATCGCTCAAAGTCGTGGACGAGGGCAAGGTTACGGAAGGCTGTACCGGCAAGTGCTTTGCCACGTTTGATTTGGAATGCAATTGCAGCAAGGGAACGTACATCCGCTCGCTCGGTCGTGATTTGGCTCGTGCGCTTGGTACGTGCGGCTGCGTCTCGATGATCCGCCGCCATCGCATTGGTGATGTGACGGTAGACCATGCCGTTCGCGGGGACGCTCTCACGCCGGAACATTTGCTCCCTGTGGACCAGGTGCTTGATTTCCCGGTTGTCCGCTTGAATGACGACCAGGTGAAAGCGATTCGTTTAGGAAATTGGGTGCCGTGGCGCACTCCTGTTGAAAATTTAAGCACGACGCCAGGGGCGGAAAAGTTTGTCTTTACCGCTGATAAAGATGGCGCTGTGATTGGGCTTGGCGTTTATGACCCGGGCCGCATTTGCCCCAAGTTCTTTTTAGGTGATGATTAA
- the infB gene encoding translation initiation factor IF-2: MKPKDWADAHGLKVDVVMKLLRDAGVAVRTHMSKLDMADFAKIEDAAAAEKQKQDARNKNLKRPTASESDSSASAPAKKKETSVATNRLGLKVSLKKGPGPRKEAPKPAAKPELKSPVAKPAAPATVKPAAPAPAQVAPKPAAPAPAQVAPAAPAPKPAAPAPAPAAAPAAPAAPAVKPAAPAPAPAPQAKPAAPAPAPAAPKPAAPAPAVKPAAPAVAKPAAPQPTMMSASTELKQPPMKAQVFKPDAAILARIEKSRQQAQAARNNHRPNGGNRNGGNGQGYTGTFGRLSNNGNGGNDNRNNNNNNRRPNGGNASSSSRGYTGRNGGFSSGSMQEAFNASNNNNQALGQNNQNGKGNGKGQNGRHGNDKNRRSNTKDRQEMQREQQQEAVRQNVSRVMASLSKNPVKKVYHKEHSENNSGEEKKILKTSDFITVGELAGLMDQMPARVIAKCMEMGMMVTINARLDFETIQILADEFGYEAQLMEEYEEEALGIEEESQENLQPRHPVVTVMGHVDHGKTSLLDWIRKTHVVSGESGGITQHIGAYEVTTKQGKVTFLDTPGHEAFSAMRARGSQVTDVIVLVVAADSMVMPQTVECIELAKRENVPMVVAITKMDLPTANPDKIRAQLAERGVEVEQWGGQTSCIEVSARTGQGMDVLLETLALEAEILELKANPDTHARGAVVESKLDVGKGSMATILVQNGTLHVGDPFVCGIYAGRVRAMFNERGEQMKEAPPSAPCQVLGFDGTPQAGDELVVVEDEKTAREIASKRRMAARERDLRARKTVSLENSFNAKKEGTLSELNLIVKADVGGSAEALAASLEKLTNKEVRVNIIRKGVGTITESDILFATTAQAIIISFHLMPSLAVREMAQKEGIEIRNYRVIYDCIEDIKNAVEGLLKPIMREELVGEAEIRQVFKVPKVGLIAGCMVTDGEVDRTSHVRVYRNGIELGTTVVQSLKRMKDDVKSVARGFECGIGLKGYDDIKEGDSLIFFKEVKVARTLEDVAREEAEEKAKKAAEEAAAAKENA, encoded by the coding sequence ATGAAACCTAAGGATTGGGCAGATGCTCATGGATTGAAGGTTGATGTGGTGATGAAGCTGCTCCGCGATGCAGGCGTTGCAGTTCGTACCCATATGTCCAAATTGGATATGGCAGACTTTGCTAAAATCGAGGATGCTGCCGCTGCCGAAAAACAGAAGCAGGATGCCCGCAACAAGAATCTCAAGAGGCCTACAGCTTCTGAATCTGATTCTTCCGCTTCCGCTCCTGCAAAGAAGAAGGAAACGTCGGTTGCGACGAACAGACTTGGCTTGAAGGTGAGCCTCAAGAAAGGCCCGGGTCCTCGCAAGGAGGCTCCGAAGCCTGCTGCTAAACCGGAATTGAAATCTCCGGTTGCAAAACCCGCTGCTCCGGCTACCGTAAAACCGGCCGCCCCGGCCCCGGCACAAGTTGCTCCGAAGCCTGCCGCACCTGCTCCGGCTCAAGTGGCTCCTGCCGCTCCGGCACCGAAGCCTGCAGCACCTGCTCCCGCACCGGCCGCAGCACCTGCTGCTCCAGCCGCACCGGCTGTAAAGCCCGCTGCTCCTGCCCCGGCCCCGGCACCGCAGGCAAAGCCTGCCGCCCCGGCGCCTGCACCGGCTGCCCCGAAGCCCGCTGCTCCTGCTCCGGCTGTAAAGCCAGCCGCTCCGGCCGTCGCAAAGCCCGCTGCTCCGCAGCCGACAATGATGTCTGCTTCTACGGAACTCAAGCAGCCGCCGATGAAGGCTCAGGTCTTCAAGCCCGATGCTGCAATCCTTGCCCGTATCGAAAAGTCTCGCCAGCAGGCTCAGGCCGCTCGCAACAACCATCGCCCGAATGGTGGAAATCGCAATGGCGGCAATGGTCAGGGTTACACGGGTACGTTTGGCCGTCTCTCGAACAACGGCAACGGCGGTAACGACAACCGCAACAATAACAACAATAATCGTCGCCCGAACGGCGGTAACGCTAGCAGCAGTAGCCGCGGCTATACCGGTCGTAACGGCGGATTCTCCAGCGGTTCCATGCAGGAAGCTTTCAACGCTTCCAACAACAATAACCAGGCTCTCGGCCAGAACAACCAGAACGGAAAGGGCAATGGCAAGGGCCAGAACGGCCGCCACGGCAACGACAAGAACCGCCGTAGCAATACTAAGGACCGTCAGGAAATGCAAAGGGAACAGCAGCAGGAAGCCGTTCGTCAGAACGTCTCCCGCGTGATGGCATCCCTCTCCAAGAACCCGGTCAAGAAAGTTTATCACAAGGAACATTCCGAAAACAACTCGGGTGAAGAAAAGAAGATCCTCAAGACTTCTGACTTCATTACCGTGGGCGAACTCGCAGGCCTCATGGACCAGATGCCGGCACGCGTCATTGCAAAGTGCATGGAAATGGGCATGATGGTGACCATCAACGCTCGCCTTGATTTCGAAACGATCCAGATTTTGGCTGATGAATTCGGTTACGAAGCTCAGCTGATGGAAGAATACGAAGAAGAAGCTCTCGGTATCGAGGAAGAATCTCAGGAAAATCTCCAGCCGCGTCATCCGGTGGTTACCGTCATGGGCCACGTTGACCACGGTAAGACTTCTCTCCTCGACTGGATTCGTAAGACCCACGTGGTGTCCGGCGAATCGGGTGGCATTACGCAGCACATCGGTGCATACGAAGTCACCACCAAGCAGGGCAAGGTTACCTTCCTCGATACTCCGGGTCACGAAGCCTTCAGTGCTATGCGTGCTCGCGGTTCCCAGGTGACCGACGTTATCGTTCTCGTCGTGGCTGCAGACTCCATGGTCATGCCGCAGACGGTTGAATGTATTGAACTTGCAAAGCGCGAAAACGTCCCGATGGTCGTCGCCATTACAAAGATGGACCTTCCGACCGCAAACCCGGACAAGATTCGCGCCCAGCTCGCAGAACGCGGTGTGGAAGTCGAACAGTGGGGTGGTCAGACCAGCTGTATCGAAGTTTCTGCACGTACGGGTCAGGGCATGGATGTCCTCCTCGAAACGCTCGCTCTCGAAGCTGAAATTCTTGAACTTAAGGCCAATCCGGATACGCATGCCCGTGGCGCTGTCGTTGAATCCAAGCTCGACGTGGGTAAGGGTTCCATGGCTACGATCCTCGTGCAGAACGGTACGCTCCATGTGGGTGACCCGTTTGTTTGCGGTATCTACGCTGGCCGTGTCCGTGCCATGTTTAACGAACGCGGTGAACAGATGAAGGAAGCTCCTCCTTCTGCTCCGTGTCAGGTGCTCGGCTTTGATGGTACTCCGCAGGCCGGTGACGAACTTGTCGTGGTGGAAGACGAAAAGACCGCACGTGAAATTGCTTCCAAGCGCCGTATGGCCGCTCGTGAACGCGATCTCCGCGCCCGTAAGACGGTCTCTCTCGAAAACTCCTTCAACGCAAAGAAGGAAGGTACGCTCTCCGAACTCAACCTCATCGTCAAGGCCGACGTGGGTGGTTCTGCAGAAGCTTTGGCCGCTTCCCTCGAAAAGCTTACCAACAAGGAAGTCCGCGTCAACATCATCCGCAAGGGTGTGGGTACGATTACGGAATCCGATATCCTGTTTGCAACGACCGCACAGGCTATCATTATTTCCTTCCACCTTATGCCGTCTCTCGCTGTCCGCGAAATGGCTCAGAAGGAAGGCATCGAAATCCGCAACTACCGCGTGATTTACGACTGCATTGAAGATATTAAGAACGCTGTGGAAGGCCTCCTCAAGCCGATCATGCGCGAAGAACTCGTTGGCGAAGCCGAAATCCGCCAGGTGTTCAAGGTCCCGAAGGTCGGTCTCATCGCTGGCTGTATGGTTACCGACGGCGAAGTCGACCGCACGAGCCATGTCCGCGTTTACCGCAACGGTATCGAACTCGGTACGACCGTGGTCCAGTCCTTGAAGCGCATGAAGGACGACGTCAAGTCTGTTGCTCGTGGCTTTGAATGCGGTATCGGCCTCAAGGGTTACGACGATATCAAGGAAGGCGATAGCCTCATCTTCTTCAAGGAAGTCAAGGTCGCCCGTACGTTGGAAGACGTTGCCCGCGAAGAAGCTGAAGAAAAGGCAAAGAAGGCTGCTGAAGAAGCTGCCGCAGCGAAGGAAAACGCTTAA
- a CDS encoding NUDIX domain-containing protein yields MIEYSFAAEIAEEDKPVILESKIYKQWLEASEKKFNITKVHFASVDYFSKRHEPLFIKLNATAFLPDGKPVHGIVLVRGHAVGVLVVLHCEGKRYLLLVRQPRFAISETDSLEIPAGILDWSGDFRKVALSELEEEAQIKAKDSELIDLMDFWYKGKYDGFAGSCGLLDERIRLYAIERSVTREELNAMDGRNQTYTDENEWIRTEVLPYEEAAHQFIDGKNFIALFLYERWLESQKVYY; encoded by the coding sequence ATGATTGAATATTCCTTTGCTGCTGAAATTGCCGAAGAAGACAAGCCGGTAATTCTCGAAAGCAAGATTTATAAGCAGTGGCTAGAAGCTTCCGAGAAAAAATTCAACATCACGAAGGTGCATTTTGCTTCGGTCGATTACTTTAGCAAGCGCCATGAACCGCTGTTCATCAAGCTGAATGCGACGGCGTTCTTGCCGGACGGAAAGCCTGTGCATGGGATCGTGCTTGTACGAGGCCATGCGGTGGGGGTGCTTGTGGTGCTCCATTGCGAAGGCAAGCGTTATTTGCTCCTGGTGCGCCAGCCGCGATTTGCAATCTCGGAAACGGATTCGCTTGAAATTCCGGCGGGGATTCTTGACTGGTCGGGCGATTTCCGCAAGGTGGCGCTCTCGGAACTTGAAGAGGAAGCTCAAATCAAGGCGAAGGATTCAGAGCTTATTGACTTGATGGATTTCTGGTACAAGGGTAAATACGACGGCTTTGCTGGAAGCTGCGGGCTTTTGGATGAACGCATCCGCCTTTATGCGATTGAACGCAGCGTGACGCGCGAAGAACTTAATGCGATGGACGGCAGGAACCAGACCTACACTGATGAGAACGAATGGATCCGTACGGAGGTCTTGCCTTACGAAGAGGCCGCTCACCAGTTTATCGACGGAAAGAACTTTATTGCGCTGTTCCTCTACGAACGCTGGCTCGAATCGCAGAAAGTGTATTACTAG
- a CDS encoding FISUMP domain-containing protein, with amino-acid sequence MATNGMFNAIITKVTLTFVFLLAACGGGDSGNQAVAPENGSELSSSYDYGNGAFTTSSSFGFVNPQSSSSVQFFYGSSSSFLISSPSSSSSQIYSKSSTSIVKSSSSSKKIQSSSSVKKKSSSSSVPYSSMTDSRDGQTYRIVNIGKQTWMAENLNYKIEGSYCYLGKNEYCDKYGRLYDRGAAFIACPSGWHLPTTTEWFTLNSYVGGESGKKLKSKSGWDKNVKALDSYGFSALPAGYALSDIKGYTCEGKQSRFWNYDENSIFSFFEIDSSVAATVWQMKSDEHTYAYSIRCLKGKATYILPSSSSNVSLSSSSYSKYSSSQKSSSSRLWSEHTMTDSRDGKIYKTILYGSGTGTTLFEWMAENLNYSEMGVCDVHDNCSEYGRYYTWNEALQACPQNWSLPDTSEWKKFTKIAYGDGALLDSFSAAKGGLMIDYLATHHDRMYSYYWTRSTGLNGGKPIYASYWSFKSTASGSWSAPRDYRIPVRCIRVYY; translated from the coding sequence ATGGCTACTAACGGAATGTTCAATGCAATCATCACGAAAGTGACATTGACCTTTGTATTTCTCCTTGCGGCCTGTGGCGGTGGTGACAGCGGTAATCAGGCTGTTGCTCCTGAAAATGGTAGCGAATTATCGTCTAGCTATGATTATGGTAATGGTGCATTCACAACATCGTCTTCATTTGGTTTCGTAAATCCTCAATCAAGTAGCTCTGTTCAGTTCTTTTATGGGTCTTCTAGCTCTTTTCTGATTTCTTCTCCATCATCTAGTTCTAGTCAGATTTATTCGAAGTCATCGACTTCTATAGTGAAAAGTTCCAGCTCCAGTAAAAAAATACAGTCTTCGTCATCTGTGAAGAAAAAATCTAGTAGCTCGTCTGTTCCTTATAGTTCGATGACCGATTCTCGAGATGGACAAACTTACAGAATTGTCAATATTGGCAAACAAACATGGATGGCTGAGAATTTGAATTATAAAATAGAGGGGAGTTACTGCTATTTAGGGAAAAATGAATATTGCGATAAATATGGTCGATTGTATGATCGGGGGGCTGCTTTTATTGCATGCCCTAGTGGGTGGCATTTGCCGACAACTACAGAATGGTTTACTTTGAATAGTTATGTTGGTGGTGAAAGCGGAAAAAAACTTAAGTCAAAAAGTGGCTGGGATAAAAATGTTAAAGCATTGGATTCGTATGGTTTTTCTGCTCTTCCTGCAGGTTATGCGTTATCTGATATAAAAGGATATACATGCGAAGGAAAGCAATCGCGTTTTTGGAATTATGATGAAAATAGTATTTTTTCTTTTTTTGAGATAGATAGCAGTGTTGCCGCAACCGTTTGGCAAATGAAAAGTGATGAGCATACATATGCTTATTCTATTCGTTGTCTTAAGGGAAAGGCTACATACATTTTGCCTTCGTCAAGTAGCAATGTTTCCCTTTCTTCTTCCTCCTATTCAAAATACTCTTCCTCTCAAAAAAGTTCTTCATCACGTTTGTGGTCGGAACATACGATGACAGACAGCAGAGATGGAAAGATTTATAAAACAATACTTTATGGGTCTGGTACTGGAACTACCCTTTTCGAATGGATGGCTGAGAATTTGAATTACTCAGAAATGGGTGTATGTGATGTCCATGACAATTGTAGCGAATATGGACGATATTATACTTGGAACGAAGCGTTACAAGCTTGTCCCCAAAATTGGTCTTTACCAGACACTTCTGAGTGGAAAAAATTCACTAAGATTGCATATGGAGACGGAGCCTTATTAGATAGTTTTTCTGCTGCTAAAGGAGGATTGATGATAGATTATCTTGCTACTCATCATGATCGTATGTACTCCTACTATTGGACTCGATCGACTGGTTTAAACGGAGGTAAACCAATCTATGCATCTTATTGGTCTTTCAAGAGCACAGCATCAGGATCTTGGAGTGCTCCTAGAGATTACCGCATTCCTGTGCGATGCATACGCGTCTACTACTAA
- the nusA gene encoding transcription termination factor NusA, which produces MKNEPKVNLLDVLKEVVEDKSVDDSVILDALKKALISAARKYLHIEKKINVDIDMETNEVHVFLNVEVVDDYPDYDPNMTADEVAEMDEGYMLVEEARDFNEDAQAGDSLYMELPTSSFGRQAIQTAKQLLTQHIRSAECQRIMDIYRSRIGTIINGTVLRLEQRNVIVDLGNKIEAELPAREQIPHERLTQGASVKAVIARVEESTKSGAQVILSRSNADFLKALLRQEVPEIYEGTVEIKAVARDSKNRRAKIAVYSRDEKIDPVGACVGMKGARVQTIVRELGNERIDIVHWDENFDVFVQRSLAPASVLKMFPVPDTDRIVIIVDDENLAQAIGKGGQNVELAGRLVDRKLDVHGEQEWSQMDEEAKNNILAPNYEDERRMRAKRMDEDRKAKAAAVKKDVNA; this is translated from the coding sequence ATGAAGAACGAACCGAAAGTAAACTTGCTCGACGTACTCAAGGAAGTCGTTGAAGACAAGAGTGTCGATGATTCCGTGATTTTGGACGCCCTCAAGAAGGCTCTTATTTCTGCGGCCCGCAAGTATCTGCACATCGAAAAGAAGATCAACGTCGATATCGACATGGAAACAAACGAAGTCCATGTGTTCTTGAATGTCGAAGTTGTCGATGACTATCCGGACTACGACCCGAACATGACTGCCGATGAAGTGGCTGAAATGGACGAAGGCTACATGCTCGTCGAAGAAGCCCGCGACTTCAATGAAGATGCTCAGGCAGGCGACAGCCTTTATATGGAACTCCCGACCTCCTCCTTTGGTCGTCAGGCCATCCAGACTGCAAAGCAGCTCTTGACCCAGCACATCCGCAGTGCCGAATGCCAGCGCATCATGGACATCTACCGCAGCCGCATTGGTACGATCATCAACGGTACGGTACTTCGTTTGGAACAACGTAACGTGATTGTTGACCTTGGCAACAAGATTGAAGCTGAACTCCCGGCTCGCGAACAGATTCCGCACGAACGCTTGACTCAGGGCGCTTCTGTGAAAGCTGTGATTGCCCGCGTGGAAGAATCTACGAAGAGCGGTGCTCAAGTTATTTTGTCTAGATCCAACGCCGACTTCCTCAAGGCGCTTCTCCGTCAGGAAGTTCCGGAAATCTACGAAGGCACTGTCGAAATCAAGGCTGTTGCCCGTGATTCCAAGAATCGCCGTGCAAAGATTGCCGTCTATTCTCGCGATGAAAAGATCGACCCGGTTGGCGCTTGCGTCGGCATGAAGGGTGCTCGCGTTCAGACGATTGTTCGCGAACTTGGCAACGAACGTATCGATATCGTTCACTGGGACGAAAACTTCGACGTGTTCGTTCAGCGTTCCTTGGCTCCGGCTTCTGTCCTTAAGATGTTCCCGGTTCCGGATACGGACCGTATCGTGATCATCGTGGATGACGAAAACCTCGCTCAGGCTATCGGTAAGGGTGGCCAGAACGTGGAACTCGCCGGTCGCTTGGTGGATCGCAAGCTTGACGTTCATGGAGAACAGGAATGGTCTCAGATGGACGAAGAAGCCAAGAACAACATCCTCGCTCCGAACTATGAGGATGAAAGAAGAATGAGAGCGAAGCGTATGGACGAAGACAGAAAGGCAAAGGCCGCAGCTGTCAAGAAGGACGTGAACGCTTAA
- the rimP gene encoding ribosome maturation factor RimP, whose amino-acid sequence MVAQEKLNSLIADACKSASVTLVEADVFRAGKRKTLRIFIDKPEGVTIDDCTNVSHFLSDALDLDPELIEGAYTLEVSSPGIDRPLKSMADFERNKGRLLRVTRSTGKPVTGELLNADEENLTLKLKGNAGEIVIPRSEVLSAKVEVEIK is encoded by the coding sequence TTGGTCGCCCAAGAAAAACTGAATTCTCTCATTGCCGATGCATGCAAGTCCGCATCTGTTACGCTTGTGGAAGCTGATGTGTTCCGTGCTGGCAAACGCAAGACATTGCGAATCTTTATCGACAAGCCCGAAGGTGTAACTATCGATGACTGCACGAACGTGAGTCATTTCCTTTCGGATGCGCTGGACCTGGATCCCGAGTTGATCGAGGGCGCTTATACGCTTGAAGTTTCTTCTCCGGGAATAGACCGCCCCCTCAAGTCTATGGCGGATTTTGAACGCAACAAGGGGCGCCTGCTCCGTGTGACCCGCTCGACGGGCAAGCCAGTGACTGGTGAACTTTTGAATGCCGACGAAGAAAATCTGACGCTCAAGCTCAAGGGCAATGCCGGCGAAATCGTCATACCGCGGTCCGAAGTGCTTTCGGCCAAGGTCGAAGTAGAAATTAAATAG
- the ribF gene encoding riboflavin biosynthesis protein RibF has product MKRAVTMGNFDGCHLGHQALFRTLKAVAEVNHLQPTVISFEPHSNYVLRGPGDPLLLTTTEEKREFVESLGIEFLVLPFTSELAKLPFDKFVRTELIEKREVVSMFFGHDHCFGAGGKGNYETITAAFPELSTQMLSMVLHKGERVSSSAVRNALLNGDVDRAQTYLGRPYRLSGTVVVGKRLGHTIGFPTANVQMEQFKFLPKGGVYVASARLSDGRIYRSVVNIGTQPTTPGTHNLAVEAYLLDFNEDIYGQHLALDLLAFLRPEKKFASIEDLVRQIGMDADTAKNYNGNHWAE; this is encoded by the coding sequence ATGAAACGCGCTGTGACAATGGGTAATTTTGATGGATGCCATTTGGGGCATCAGGCGCTTTTTCGCACGCTGAAAGCGGTTGCCGAAGTGAACCATTTGCAGCCGACGGTCATCAGCTTTGAACCCCATTCCAATTATGTTTTGCGTGGGCCGGGCGATCCGTTGCTCCTCACGACGACCGAAGAAAAACGCGAATTTGTCGAGAGCCTTGGCATTGAATTTTTGGTTTTGCCGTTCACGAGCGAATTGGCTAAACTCCCGTTTGATAAATTTGTCCGCACGGAACTGATTGAAAAGCGCGAAGTCGTTTCGATGTTCTTTGGCCATGACCATTGCTTTGGTGCTGGCGGCAAGGGCAATTACGAGACGATTACCGCTGCGTTCCCGGAACTCTCGACGCAGATGCTTTCAATGGTTTTGCACAAGGGCGAACGCGTGAGCTCTTCTGCCGTGCGCAATGCTCTTTTGAACGGCGATGTGGACCGTGCGCAGACTTATCTCGGCCGTCCGTATCGCTTGTCCGGAACGGTTGTGGTCGGCAAACGCCTTGGACATACGATCGGATTCCCGACGGCAAATGTGCAGATGGAACAGTTCAAGTTCTTGCCGAAAGGCGGCGTGTATGTTGCAAGCGCTAGACTTTCGGATGGTCGCATTTACCGCTCCGTCGTGAACATCGGAACGCAACCGACAACGCCCGGAACGCATAACCTTGCGGTCGAAGCGTATCTGCTTGACTTTAACGAAGACATTTACGGCCAGCACTTAGCGCTGGACTTGCTCGCCTTCTTGCGCCCTGAAAAGAAATTCGCAAGCATCGAAGATTTGGTCCGCCAGATTGGCATGGATGCCGATACCGCCAAGAATTACAACGGAAATCACTGGGCGGAGTAG
- the rbfA gene encoding 30S ribosome-binding factor RbfA, producing MTRRTDRLGEQFREEISKLIQKGLKDPRVSTLASITRVDITEDLSYAKALVSVMGSDKEKRDTLVGLNNSAGFIRGVLGKALKIFKVPELKFVLDENLEHAMHIEEILAELKQKGEL from the coding sequence ATGACTCGTAGAACCGATAGATTAGGCGAGCAGTTCCGCGAAGAAATCTCCAAGCTCATCCAGAAGGGCTTGAAGGATCCGCGCGTGAGCACTCTCGCGAGCATTACCCGTGTGGACATTACTGAAGACCTGAGCTATGCAAAGGCCCTCGTCTCGGTGATGGGTTCCGATAAAGAAAAGCGTGATACGCTTGTCGGACTCAACAATTCCGCCGGCTTTATCCGTGGCGTCTTGGGCAAGGCCTTGAAGATTTTCAAGGTTCCGGAGCTCAAGTTCGTTCTTGACGAAAATCTCGAACATGCCATGCACATTGAAGAAATCCTTGCAGAACTGAAGCAGAAAGGGGAACTTTAA
- the rhuM gene encoding RhuM family protein — MNKNEETGEIVLYQPEGETKLEVRVEKETVWLTQAQIADLFGTKRPAITKHLKNIYASQELDEDSTCSVLEHMGNDSKQVYETKYYNLDAILSIGYRVNSKNATLFRRWANQVLKDYMLKGYAINQRKMATDLQIADRLHEQQRLIEKQSSEIADVRKTIVEQNSRLSTVEQHIDFFIKSAQTPTSGILATGTRFDGFVLIADLVKKAKRSVIFIDPFATIEVLKLAAMRSKGITAIIYAARITPEFKEAQKLHNKQYPGLELKTMRTIHDRFLLIDDTVYHFGASFKDMGNEMTAFSILNFVTPEEVVKKVEDCTKGI; from the coding sequence ATGAACAAGAACGAAGAAACTGGTGAAATCGTACTTTATCAGCCGGAGGGCGAAACCAAGCTAGAAGTACGCGTTGAAAAGGAAACCGTTTGGCTCACACAGGCGCAAATAGCAGATCTATTTGGGACAAAACGTCCTGCAATTACCAAGCACTTAAAAAACATCTATGCATCGCAAGAACTTGACGAAGATAGCACATGTTCCGTTTTGGAACATATGGGTAACGATTCAAAACAGGTGTACGAAACCAAATACTACAACCTTGATGCAATTCTGTCTATCGGCTATCGCGTCAATAGTAAAAACGCCACCTTGTTTCGCCGTTGGGCAAATCAAGTTCTTAAAGACTACATGCTCAAGGGCTATGCCATCAACCAACGAAAAATGGCAACAGACCTACAAATTGCAGATCGATTACACGAGCAACAGCGGCTCATCGAAAAGCAGAGTTCAGAAATCGCAGATGTTCGTAAGACCATCGTAGAACAAAACTCCCGACTTTCGACAGTAGAGCAACATATAGACTTCTTCATTAAATCGGCACAAACACCAACTAGCGGGATTCTAGCAACAGGAACTCGTTTCGATGGATTTGTCTTGATTGCAGACCTCGTAAAAAAAGCCAAGCGTTCAGTTATATTCATAGACCCGTTTGCTACAATCGAAGTACTAAAATTGGCAGCAATGCGATCAAAAGGCATTACAGCAATCATCTACGCAGCACGAATCACCCCAGAATTTAAGGAAGCCCAAAAGCTGCACAACAAACAATATCCTGGACTAGAATTAAAAACGATGCGTACAATTCACGACCGTTTTTTGCTTATAGATGACACTGTATATCACTTCGGAGCATCATTTAAGGATATGGGCAATGAAATGACTGCATTCAGCATTCTTAATTTCGTAACACCTGAAGAAGTCGTCAAAAAAGTGGAAGATTGCACCAAAGGAATATGA